The Apium graveolens cultivar Ventura chromosome 6, ASM990537v1, whole genome shotgun sequence genome contains a region encoding:
- the LOC141665824 gene encoding dirigent protein 22-like encodes MGKYLTVSLILYFIGQLTLLVFSSIVESPQKVENWFQGLKAAELKVTKLHFYFHDLREHTSVEVASANITASSPTLFGYSAIMDDSLTEGPEFSSKQVGRVQGLYASASFKEFSLLCAMTLVFTDEKYNGSSLSILGSNPTMHQHREMPIVGGTGVFRMARGIAMLTYIFFDVPGGNATVEYNVIVQHY; translated from the coding sequence ATGGGAAAGTACTTAACCGTATCTCTGATCCTTTATTTCATAGGACAGCTGACTCTGCTGGTTTTTTCTAGCATCGTCGAAAGTCCTCAAAAAGTGGAAAATTGGTTCCAGGGATTGAAAGCAGCTGAGCTTAAGGTCACAAAACTTCACTTCTACTTTCATGATTTACGCGAGCACACCTCTGTAGAAGTAGCTTCAGCAAATATTACTGCAAGTTCACCAACTTTGTTCGGTTACTCTGCAATAATGGATGATTCGTTAACAGAAGGGCCCGAGTTCTCTTCCAAACAAGTGGGACGAGTCCAAGGCTTATACGCCTCCGCTTCTTTTAAAGAATTTAGTCTACTTTGTGCTATGACATTGGTCTTTACGGATGAGAAATACAATGGCAGCTCATTAAGCATTTTAGGAAGCAATCCGACGATGCATCAGCACCGTGAAATGCCTATCGTAGGTGGAACTGGAGTTTTCCGGATGGCACGAGGCATTGCTATGCTTACTTACATATTTTTCGATGTTCCTGGTGGGAATGCTACTGTTGAATACAATGTTATAGTTCAACATTATTAA